From a region of the Sander lucioperca isolate FBNREF2018 chromosome 8, SLUC_FBN_1.2, whole genome shotgun sequence genome:
- the zgc:152951 gene encoding uncharacterized protein zgc:152951 isoform X1, with protein sequence MEEFDSSALGRVTVYSIQGCPHCVQAKATLGRLGVPVCDVDVGRHPELRARVKELTGRSSVPQIFFNNIHVGGNDDLQKLAPEELQRLVNVVKKEPLPADAPPLPDENQPEDTTGETDGEYMCERDELADLVEDLKHGTVIGSHRRGLTLYKKSFSGAQLVDWLQKEKGMASAEAYNTGQALLQKKYMVSVRGCGQQDGSFGEGKDTLYRLLEDDPHSALNAGQTAACSPIQAAELSLLVRELILKLFSEHLSADGKSVDYKGMSVNPAFEHYCELAIQLQRVELLSLSREEKLAFFINIYNALVIHGYLRLGAPTNMWQRYRFFNYVSYLIGGEVFTLQDIENGVLRGNRKGVAQLLRPFSKTDPRLQVALPDAEPLIHFALNCGAKGCPPIKTYTPQDIDSQLRTAAEAFLENDDACMVDSGKREVRLSQIFKWYKADFGGTDEKLLKWVVEHMGDSPKKTSLQGVLSAGKTKVSFLPYDWSTNSTH encoded by the exons ATGGAGGAGTTTGACAGCAGTGCACTGGGCCGGGTAACAGTGTACTCCATCCAGGGCTGCCCACACTGTGTGCAGGCCAAAGCCACCCTGGGGCGTTTGGGAGTACCGGTATGTGATGTGGATGTGGGAAGGCATCCAGAGCTAAGAGCCAGAGTGAAGGAGTTGACAGGACGCAGCTCAGTCCCTCAGATCTTCTTTAACAACATTCATGTTGGGGGCAACGATGACCTACAGAAATTG GCTCCTGAGGAGCTTCAGAGGTTGGTGAATGTGGTCAAGAAAGAGCCTCTTCCAGCAGATGCTCCACCACTACCAGACGAAAATCAACCAGAGGACACGACTGGGGAGACTGATGGAG AGTATATGTGTGAGAGGGATGAGTTGGCGGACCTGGTAGAGGACCTGAAACATGGCACTGTGATTGGCAGTCATAGGAGGGGACTGACTTTGTACAAAAAGAGCTTCTCAGGTGCTCAACTCGTTGACTGGCTGCAGAAAGAGAAGGGCATGG CCAGTGCTGAGGCCTATAATACTGGCCAAGCATTGTTGCAGAAGAAGTACATGGTCAGTGTGCGTGGCTGTGGGCAGCAGGATGGCAGTTTTGGAGAAGGGAAAGACACACTGTACAGGCTGCTGGAGGATGACCCTCATTCAGCCCTCAACGCAGGACAGACGGCAGCCTGCAGTCCCATCCAGG ctgCTGAGCTCTCTTTGCTTGTACGGGAGTTGATTTTGAAATTGTTCTCCGAGCATCTCTCTGCTGATGGCAAG TCTGTGGACTACAAGGGCATGTCAGTCAACCCTGCCTTTGAGCATTACTGTGAGCTAGCCATTCAGCTGCAGAGGGTGGAGCTGCTTTCGCTGAGTCGGGAGGAGAAGCTGGCCTTcttcatcaacatctacaaTGCCTTGGTCATCCACGGGTACCTACGCCTGGGGGCCCCCACCAACATGTGGCAAAGATACAGA TTCTTCAACTATGTGAGCTACCTGATTGGAGGAGAAGTGTTTACATTACAGGACATTGAGAATGGTGTTCTGAGGGGGAACAGAAAAGGTGTCGCACAGCTTCTAAGGCCCTTCTCCAAAACAGACCCACGACTACAA GTGGCCCTTCCGGATGCTGAGCCCCTCATTCACTTTGCCTTGAACTGTGGCGCAAAGGGCTGCCCACCAATTAAAACATACACTCCACAG GACATTGACAGCCAGCTCCGCACAGCAGCTGAGGCCTTCCTGGAGAACGACGACGCCTGTATGGTGGATTCTGGGAAAAGAGAAGTGCGACTCAGTCAGATATTCAAGTGGTACAAAGCTGACTTTGGAGGAACTGATGAAAAG CTGTTGAAGTGGGTGGTGGAGCACATGGGGGACTCTCCGAAGAAGACCAGCCTGCAGGGTGTCCTTTCTGCTGGGAAGACCAAAGTCAGCTTCCTCCCTTATGACTGGAGCACCAATAGCACCCACTGA
- the zgc:152951 gene encoding uncharacterized protein zgc:152951 isoform X2, giving the protein MEEFDSSALGRVTVYSIQGCPHCVQAKATLGRLGVPVCDVDVGRHPELRARVKELTGRSSVPQIFFNNIHVGGNDDLQKLAPEELQRLVNVVKKEPLPADAPPLPDENQPEDTTGETDGEYMCERDELADLVEDLKHGTVIGSHRRGLTLYKKSFSGAQLVDWLQKEKGMAAELSLLVRELILKLFSEHLSADGKSVDYKGMSVNPAFEHYCELAIQLQRVELLSLSREEKLAFFINIYNALVIHGYLRLGAPTNMWQRYRFFNYVSYLIGGEVFTLQDIENGVLRGNRKGVAQLLRPFSKTDPRLQVALPDAEPLIHFALNCGAKGCPPIKTYTPQDIDSQLRTAAEAFLENDDACMVDSGKREVRLSQIFKWYKADFGGTDEKLLKWVVEHMGDSPKKTSLQGVLSAGKTKVSFLPYDWSTNSTH; this is encoded by the exons ATGGAGGAGTTTGACAGCAGTGCACTGGGCCGGGTAACAGTGTACTCCATCCAGGGCTGCCCACACTGTGTGCAGGCCAAAGCCACCCTGGGGCGTTTGGGAGTACCGGTATGTGATGTGGATGTGGGAAGGCATCCAGAGCTAAGAGCCAGAGTGAAGGAGTTGACAGGACGCAGCTCAGTCCCTCAGATCTTCTTTAACAACATTCATGTTGGGGGCAACGATGACCTACAGAAATTG GCTCCTGAGGAGCTTCAGAGGTTGGTGAATGTGGTCAAGAAAGAGCCTCTTCCAGCAGATGCTCCACCACTACCAGACGAAAATCAACCAGAGGACACGACTGGGGAGACTGATGGAG AGTATATGTGTGAGAGGGATGAGTTGGCGGACCTGGTAGAGGACCTGAAACATGGCACTGTGATTGGCAGTCATAGGAGGGGACTGACTTTGTACAAAAAGAGCTTCTCAGGTGCTCAACTCGTTGACTGGCTGCAGAAAGAGAAGGGCATGG ctgCTGAGCTCTCTTTGCTTGTACGGGAGTTGATTTTGAAATTGTTCTCCGAGCATCTCTCTGCTGATGGCAAG TCTGTGGACTACAAGGGCATGTCAGTCAACCCTGCCTTTGAGCATTACTGTGAGCTAGCCATTCAGCTGCAGAGGGTGGAGCTGCTTTCGCTGAGTCGGGAGGAGAAGCTGGCCTTcttcatcaacatctacaaTGCCTTGGTCATCCACGGGTACCTACGCCTGGGGGCCCCCACCAACATGTGGCAAAGATACAGA TTCTTCAACTATGTGAGCTACCTGATTGGAGGAGAAGTGTTTACATTACAGGACATTGAGAATGGTGTTCTGAGGGGGAACAGAAAAGGTGTCGCACAGCTTCTAAGGCCCTTCTCCAAAACAGACCCACGACTACAA GTGGCCCTTCCGGATGCTGAGCCCCTCATTCACTTTGCCTTGAACTGTGGCGCAAAGGGCTGCCCACCAATTAAAACATACACTCCACAG GACATTGACAGCCAGCTCCGCACAGCAGCTGAGGCCTTCCTGGAGAACGACGACGCCTGTATGGTGGATTCTGGGAAAAGAGAAGTGCGACTCAGTCAGATATTCAAGTGGTACAAAGCTGACTTTGGAGGAACTGATGAAAAG CTGTTGAAGTGGGTGGTGGAGCACATGGGGGACTCTCCGAAGAAGACCAGCCTGCAGGGTGTCCTTTCTGCTGGGAAGACCAAAGTCAGCTTCCTCCCTTATGACTGGAGCACCAATAGCACCCACTGA